In a single window of the Cupriavidus basilensis genome:
- a CDS encoding PepSY-associated TM helix domain-containing protein, whose protein sequence is MTETSLGAGQQRRAFWLKHLHQWHWISSAMCLIGMLLFAMTGFTLNHAGQIEARAQVVTRTASAPSSLTAALRQASHADKGPVPAALADWLSQELDIDAHGREAEWQADEIYVALPRPGGDAWVSVALDSGEVQYEKTTRGWISYLNDLHKGRNTGRAWSLFLDVFAAACLIFSVTGLFLLKLHAGGRMATWPLVGLGLVVPLLLALLFIH, encoded by the coding sequence ATGACTGAAACATCGCTAGGGGCCGGCCAGCAGCGCCGGGCCTTCTGGCTCAAACACCTGCATCAGTGGCACTGGATCAGTTCGGCAATGTGCCTGATCGGCATGCTGCTGTTTGCCATGACCGGCTTCACGCTCAACCACGCTGGCCAGATCGAGGCTCGTGCGCAAGTGGTCACACGCACGGCGAGCGCGCCGTCCAGCCTCACGGCGGCCTTGCGCCAGGCCTCGCACGCAGACAAGGGCCCGGTGCCGGCGGCGCTGGCCGACTGGCTGTCGCAGGAACTTGATATCGACGCCCATGGCCGTGAAGCCGAGTGGCAGGCCGATGAGATCTATGTCGCATTGCCGCGCCCGGGTGGCGACGCCTGGGTCAGCGTGGCACTGGACAGCGGTGAGGTGCAGTACGAGAAGACCACGCGCGGCTGGATCTCCTACCTGAACGACCTGCACAAGGGCCGCAACACCGGCCGCGCCTGGAGCCTGTTCCTGGATGTGTTCGCCGCGGCCTGCCTGATCTTCAGCGTGACCGGGCTGTTCCTGCTCAAGCTGCACGCCGGTGGCCGCATGGCGACCTGGCCGCTGGTCGGGCTGGGCCTGGTGGTGCCGCTGCTGCTGGCGCTGCTGTTCATCCACTGA
- a CDS encoding DUF2271 domain-containing protein yields the protein MRRLLTVTLTGLAAAPFASPAVAAEMNVKVEIPRLNVAEYHRPYVSMWIERADQSPAATLAVWYDVKHKDGEGTKWLKDMRQWWRKAGRDMQMPADGISGATRAAGEHTLTFTDAKAPLGKLPAGEYQLVVEAAREVGGRELLRVPFAWPPKAAASAKAKGEHELGGVSVDLKP from the coding sequence ATGCGCCGATTGCTTACCGTCACCCTTACCGGCCTGGCCGCGGCGCCGTTTGCCAGCCCGGCCGTGGCGGCCGAAATGAACGTCAAGGTAGAGATCCCGCGCCTGAACGTCGCGGAATACCACCGGCCCTATGTCTCGATGTGGATCGAGCGTGCCGACCAGAGCCCGGCCGCCACGCTGGCCGTCTGGTATGACGTCAAGCACAAGGACGGCGAAGGCACCAAGTGGCTCAAGGACATGCGCCAGTGGTGGCGCAAGGCCGGACGCGACATGCAGATGCCCGCCGATGGCATCTCCGGCGCCACGCGCGCGGCTGGAGAGCACACGCTCACTTTCACGGATGCCAAGGCGCCGCTGGGCAAGCTGCCCGCCGGCGAGTACCAGCTCGTGGTGGAAGCCGCCCGCGAGGTCGGTGGCCGCGAACTGCTGCGGGTGCCCTTTGCCTGGCCGCCGAAGGCAGCCGCCTCGGCCAAGGCCAAGGGCGAGCATGAGCTTGGCGGTGTCTCGGTCGACCTCAAGCCCTGA